The following proteins are co-located in the Flectobacillus major DSM 103 genome:
- a CDS encoding DUF3667 domain-containing protein — protein sequence MSHTHTAIQCKNCKNEFHGHYCPNCGQKAKTKRLHFNDIFSELLNAFTYLNRGILFTIKELTLRPGHSIREYVEGKRVVHFHPVNYLLMIGGLSTWIYITFWGNFFDIKSLVGPMTAQDRKMVLPFVEKILHFAFENYTYQLMISIIMYGFFSSRILGNSRYNFTEGVVLNLFLLSHAELIKLLLFPFQIFGKAHLILLIVHGIVASLLTSAYIIWAYIQFFEEKNIWRGIGKAFLVILATAVCIGLISGIGGFLFGLYSKHHIHLPFLSNLVP from the coding sequence ATGAGTCATACCCATACTGCTATTCAGTGTAAAAATTGTAAAAATGAGTTTCATGGGCATTATTGCCCCAATTGTGGACAAAAAGCCAAAACCAAACGACTCCATTTTAATGACATATTTTCGGAATTACTCAATGCCTTTACTTACCTAAACAGAGGAATACTGTTTACTATCAAAGAGCTTACTTTACGCCCTGGGCATAGTATCCGTGAATATGTTGAGGGTAAAAGAGTGGTACATTTTCATCCTGTCAATTATTTGTTAATGATAGGAGGGCTTAGTACTTGGATTTATATAACCTTTTGGGGTAACTTTTTTGATATAAAATCTTTAGTAGGCCCAATGACTGCCCAAGATAGGAAAATGGTGTTACCTTTTGTAGAAAAAATTTTACACTTTGCCTTTGAAAACTATACCTATCAGCTAATGATTAGTATTATTATGTATGGTTTTTTTTCGAGTAGAATTTTGGGTAATAGTCGATACAATTTTACGGAAGGTGTTGTCCTCAACCTTTTTCTACTGTCTCATGCCGAACTCATTAAATTGCTGTTGTTTCCTTTTCAGATATTCGGGAAAGCCCATTTAATCCTCTTAATTGTACATGGTATCGTAGCATCTTTACTAACGAGTGCCTATATTATTTGGGCTTATATTCAATTTTTTGAAGAAAAAAACATTTGGCGAGGTATCGGTAAGGCTTTTTTGGTGATATTGGCTACGGCAGTTTGTATTGGCCTTATTTCGGGCATAGGGGGTTTTCTGTTTGGGTTGTATTCCAAGCATCATATTCACTTACCTTTTTTGAGCAATTTAGTGCCTTAG
- a CDS encoding c-type cytochrome yields the protein MKSLFTLGLLLCLISTAMISPKTTPIPSAKTQYQYAMADSGKAIYETYCLVCHQEDGSGVPNMNPPLIKTDWVLGDSARLINVVLKGLKGEEINGDSYSNEMPAHDFLTDKQIAEVLTYVRSSFGNTASAIKPEYVKIQRQKK from the coding sequence ATGAAATCACTTTTTACATTAGGATTGTTGCTTTGCTTGATAAGTACTGCAATGATTTCTCCAAAAACAACCCCCATTCCTAGTGCCAAAACACAGTATCAGTATGCAATGGCTGACTCAGGAAAGGCTATTTACGAAACATATTGCCTGGTATGCCATCAGGAAGATGGCAGTGGTGTACCCAATATGAACCCTCCTCTGATAAAAACCGACTGGGTTTTGGGCGATTCAGCACGATTAATCAATGTGGTATTGAAGGGGCTAAAAGGTGAAGAAATCAATGGCGATAGTTATTCAAATGAAATGCCTGCTCATGACTTTCTAACCGATAAACAAATTGCCGAAGTACTGACGTATGTACGAAGTAGCTTTGGCAACACGGCATCGGCTATCAAACCCGAATATGTGAAAATACAAAGACAGAAAAAATAG
- a CDS encoding metallophosphoesterase family protein has protein sequence MKILHTADWHLGKRLDNFSRLEEQKEVLTEICEIAEQQQVDAVIVAGDLFDNFNPSAEATELLYSTLHRLSHNGTRAVIAIAGNHDSPERIEVPDALARACGIIFVGYPNTAIQPFATQAGLVITKADKGFVEIQLPNQKVPLRLILTPYANELRLKTYLGVDNTDSGLREHLQQHWQDLANRYFDEQGVNILATHLFMMKKGGEQPEEPDDEKPILHVGGASVIYSENIPSQTQYVALGHLHRYQTVDTSPCPIVYSSSPLAYSFSEANQTKYVVLIEAEPATEVVTMPIALEKGKKLMRAKFTAVDDALAWLEVHQEAIVQITMVTDNYLESGDKKRLMDAHAMMLPIVPEVKQNKQHLDAQNSKMVLLDEKFQSMEELFIEYFKNSKEGKGQTPSDSVMNLFKEIQSLDIYE, from the coding sequence ATGAAAATATTACATACTGCCGATTGGCATTTAGGAAAACGTTTAGATAACTTTTCACGGCTAGAAGAACAAAAAGAAGTACTCACCGAAATTTGTGAAATTGCCGAACAGCAACAAGTAGACGCAGTGATAGTTGCAGGCGATTTGTTCGACAACTTTAATCCATCTGCCGAGGCTACCGAGTTGTTATACAGTACCTTGCATCGGCTTTCGCACAATGGCACTAGGGCCGTAATTGCTATTGCAGGCAATCATGATTCGCCCGAACGCATTGAAGTACCCGACGCACTGGCACGGGCTTGCGGAATTATTTTTGTGGGCTATCCCAATACGGCTATTCAGCCATTTGCTACACAAGCGGGCTTGGTTATTACAAAGGCCGACAAGGGTTTTGTCGAAATTCAGCTACCTAATCAAAAAGTACCTTTACGATTAATATTAACGCCTTATGCCAACGAACTAAGGCTAAAAACGTATCTGGGGGTAGACAATACCGACAGTGGCCTACGAGAACACCTTCAGCAACATTGGCAGGATTTGGCCAATCGGTATTTCGACGAGCAAGGTGTCAATATCTTGGCGACACATTTGTTTATGATGAAAAAAGGAGGTGAACAACCCGAAGAACCCGACGACGAAAAGCCTATTTTGCATGTTGGAGGGGCATCTGTTATTTATTCTGAAAATATCCCTTCCCAAACCCAATATGTAGCTTTGGGGCATTTGCATCGGTATCAAACCGTAGATACATCGCCGTGTCCGATTGTGTATTCGAGTAGCCCGTTGGCCTATAGCTTTTCGGAAGCCAACCAAACCAAATATGTGGTATTGATAGAAGCCGAACCAGCCACAGAGGTGGTAACTATGCCTATTGCCCTAGAAAAAGGGAAAAAACTGATGCGTGCCAAATTTACGGCTGTCGACGATGCCTTGGCTTGGTTAGAGGTTCATCAAGAGGCCATTGTACAAATCACAATGGTAACAGATAACTATTTGGAGTCGGGCGATAAAAAACGATTGATGGATGCTCATGCCATGATGTTGCCAATTGTACCAGAAGTAAAACAAAACAAACAGCACTTAGATGCCCAAAATAGTAAGATGGTTTTGCTAGACGAAAAATTCCAGTCGATGGAAGAATTGTTTATCGAATACTTCAAAAATAGCAAAGAGGGTAAAGGACAAACCCCCAGCGATTCGGTTATGAATTTATTCAAGGAAATACAATCTTTAGATATTTATGAATAA
- a CDS encoding pyridoxal phosphate-dependent aminotransferase — MSVELLSSRINALEESATLGMTKKARELAAQGHKVISLSVGEPDFKTPKHICDAAKDAIDAGFHGYSPVAGYPDLRKAIADKLKRDNNLEWGAENIVVSTGAKHALANAISVLVNPGEEVIIFAPYWVSYSEMVKLAEGTSVIVEGSFENNFKVTPEQFEAAITPKTKLVMFASPNNPTGSVYTEEELRAIAAIVEKHPNIFVLADEIYEYINFTEGGHFSIGSIPAIKDRVITVNGVAKGHAMTGWRIGFTASAKWIAEGLEKLQGQVTSGTCSIAQKAAVAAFNGPLDEAYKMKEAYDRRRKLVVGLLREIPGFKVNMPDGAFYAFPDISYYFGKTDGVTTINNSDDFCLWLLAEAFVATVAGSGFGAPNCMRISTAAADEQLAEACERIKVAVAKLK, encoded by the coding sequence ATGTCTGTCGAATTATTATCAAGTCGAATCAACGCATTAGAAGAGTCGGCTACGTTGGGAATGACCAAAAAAGCTCGTGAATTAGCAGCACAAGGTCATAAAGTTATCAGCCTTTCTGTAGGTGAGCCAGATTTTAAAACACCCAAGCATATTTGTGATGCAGCCAAGGATGCTATCGATGCTGGCTTTCATGGTTATTCACCAGTAGCTGGTTATCCTGATTTGCGTAAAGCAATTGCTGATAAACTCAAACGTGACAATAACCTTGAATGGGGTGCTGAAAATATTGTAGTTTCAACAGGAGCTAAACACGCATTGGCTAATGCTATTTCGGTATTGGTTAATCCAGGTGAAGAGGTAATCATTTTTGCACCGTACTGGGTATCGTACTCAGAAATGGTAAAATTGGCCGAAGGTACTTCGGTAATTGTAGAGGGTTCTTTTGAAAACAACTTCAAAGTTACTCCTGAGCAATTTGAAGCAGCGATTACACCAAAAACAAAGTTGGTGATGTTTGCTTCGCCAAATAACCCAACAGGGTCGGTTTATACAGAAGAAGAACTAAGAGCTATTGCAGCTATCGTTGAAAAACACCCTAATATCTTTGTTTTGGCTGATGAGATTTACGAATACATCAACTTTACAGAAGGTGGGCATTTCTCGATTGGTTCGATTCCTGCTATCAAAGACCGTGTTATTACTGTAAACGGTGTTGCCAAAGGTCATGCTATGACAGGTTGGAGAATCGGCTTTACGGCTTCTGCCAAATGGATTGCCGAAGGTTTAGAGAAATTACAAGGGCAGGTTACTTCAGGTACATGCTCGATTGCCCAAAAAGCAGCCGTAGCAGCATTCAATGGCCCTTTAGACGAAGCTTACAAAATGAAAGAAGCTTATGACCGTCGTCGTAAGTTGGTAGTAGGCTTATTGCGTGAAATTCCTGGTTTTAAAGTAAATATGCCCGACGGAGCATTCTACGCATTCCCAGATATTAGCTATTATTTTGGCAAAACCGATGGCGTTACTACCATCAACAACTCAGATGATTTCTGTTTGTGGTTATTGGCCGAGGCGTTTGTAGCTACTGTAGCAGGTTCGGGCTTTGGTGCACCTAACTGTATGCGTATTTCTACGGCTGCTGCCGACGAACAGTTGGCTGAAGCTTGCGAAAGAATTAAAGTAGCTGTTGCTAAATTGAAATAA
- a CDS encoding VWD domain-containing protein, with amino-acid sequence MKSLSILPLCLLLVFIAACSKKVVENPTPTAQDIVGVQSAKSYLFENKNSTVGLIVINKEAGYTFVISGNKTNSGRLKSIKGVMAIRQADQRKILYWLDNEYRLSNIIYSTGERLVFSNYNLAKSTVDLQFYGYSNAQYGLLAQKQGFALTSDYFQLALSYKQITTMGVNNFPSGRIAAPNTCNDAVYNAVAGAYIAAGLESCAGNLSSAFGGAVGTILGKKEVIDALKGVGSDCGKLAVALGRAADGKPAIACGGSSEASPPPCVDNAFNLAEQAVNGVVPSDPEMAKKLVNALQENCDTGGGAMDALADAACQCNPDDKDIPEENKPANSAGDPHIRTLDGLGYSFQGFGEFIATKASNDNLEIQVRQQPWQNSTNTLATVNTALAIRLNNDIVSVYVNPAKIIVNGQVLDNSFTTKTLTNKAYIAKNSYEIHIVTGNKDEVVIRPYTYHLDYLVSLNSTRKGKVNGILGNFDGNTTNDLQLSNGKAISYSFGELYPSYADSWRIQQSNSLFVYDAGKNTDSYTNKAFPQAPPSFLASQQQQATNTCKAAGISEEPFLSYCVYDVLVTGDNSLVKSAKWAMEIEPTVVSAISTDLTLFQNVRIETGSSQKDTDALCALDLDNGKVYSLATGVGQSKNIDLLVVPNCNSNLMMSIYPKTCGSSCGTSVINQTLQSLNWQAYKTGQIRYLDTSNPANTLALSQWNNIHSPTDISNLVKVSLNASETFTNTSVFLDASTQGNACKPSILQNQYLYAFITQEGKKGVFRITGTGDVAGKTGARWFMLDIKIQK; translated from the coding sequence ATGAAATCTCTTTCCATCCTTCCTTTATGTTTATTGCTTGTATTCATAGCTGCATGTAGCAAAAAAGTAGTCGAGAACCCTACCCCAACCGCCCAAGATATAGTGGGAGTACAAAGTGCAAAAAGCTATCTTTTTGAAAATAAAAATAGTACCGTAGGGCTTATAGTTATCAACAAAGAGGCTGGCTACACTTTTGTCATTTCGGGCAACAAAACCAACAGTGGGCGGCTCAAAAGTATAAAAGGCGTTATGGCAATTAGGCAGGCCGACCAACGCAAAATTTTGTATTGGCTCGATAACGAATATAGGCTTAGCAACATTATTTATAGCACTGGCGAACGCCTTGTTTTTAGTAATTATAACCTAGCCAAAAGCACAGTCGACCTACAATTTTATGGGTATAGTAATGCCCAATACGGTTTATTGGCACAAAAACAAGGCTTTGCTCTTACATCCGACTACTTCCAACTGGCTCTTTCCTACAAACAAATCACTACGATGGGTGTCAATAACTTTCCGAGTGGCAGAATTGCCGCACCCAATACCTGTAACGATGCCGTGTACAATGCTGTAGCAGGAGCATATATTGCCGCTGGGCTTGAGAGTTGTGCAGGTAATTTGAGTTCGGCTTTTGGGGGTGCTGTTGGTACAATTTTGGGTAAAAAGGAGGTTATTGATGCACTAAAAGGCGTTGGCTCTGATTGTGGCAAATTGGCAGTAGCCTTGGGGCGTGCAGCCGACGGCAAGCCAGCAATTGCCTGTGGTGGTAGCTCGGAGGCCTCGCCACCGCCTTGTGTTGACAACGCTTTTAACTTGGCCGAACAGGCCGTTAATGGGGTTGTTCCTTCGGATCCAGAAATGGCTAAAAAATTAGTCAATGCTCTCCAAGAAAACTGTGATACAGGTGGCGGTGCTATGGATGCCTTGGCCGACGCAGCTTGTCAATGCAATCCCGACGACAAGGATATACCAGAAGAAAACAAACCCGCCAATAGTGCTGGCGACCCACACATCAGAACTTTGGATGGCCTTGGTTATAGCTTTCAGGGATTTGGGGAGTTTATTGCAACGAAGGCTTCTAATGATAATTTAGAAATACAGGTACGCCAACAACCTTGGCAAAATAGTACCAATACCCTAGCAACTGTCAATACAGCCCTAGCAATTCGCCTCAATAACGATATTGTTTCGGTATATGTCAATCCTGCCAAAATCATTGTCAATGGCCAAGTATTAGACAATTCTTTTACCACAAAAACCCTAACCAACAAAGCCTATATTGCCAAAAATAGCTACGAAATCCATATTGTAACTGGCAATAAAGACGAAGTCGTGATTAGGCCCTACACCTATCACCTCGACTATCTGGTATCGCTTAATAGTACTCGGAAAGGCAAAGTAAATGGTATTTTGGGCAATTTTGATGGCAATACCACCAACGACCTACAATTGTCGAACGGCAAGGCTATTAGCTATTCTTTTGGCGAGTTGTATCCTAGCTATGCCGACAGTTGGCGTATTCAACAAAGCAATTCACTGTTTGTGTATGATGCTGGCAAAAATACCGATTCTTATACCAATAAGGCTTTTCCACAAGCTCCACCTAGCTTTTTGGCCAGCCAACAGCAGCAAGCTACCAATACTTGTAAAGCCGCAGGAATTTCAGAAGAGCCTTTTCTTAGCTATTGTGTCTATGATGTTCTGGTTACAGGCGACAACAGCCTCGTAAAATCTGCCAAATGGGCTATGGAAATAGAACCAACGGTTGTTTCGGCGATAAGTACCGATTTAACTCTATTCCAAAATGTTAGAATAGAAACGGGTAGTTCTCAGAAAGACACCGATGCCCTTTGTGCTTTGGATTTAGATAATGGAAAAGTCTACAGCCTTGCTACAGGTGTTGGGCAGAGTAAAAATATAGATTTGCTTGTTGTACCTAACTGTAATAGCAACTTGATGATGAGTATTTATCCCAAAACATGTGGTAGTTCATGCGGAACATCGGTTATTAACCAAACCTTACAATCGCTCAATTGGCAAGCCTACAAAACAGGACAAATTCGCTATTTAGATACCTCCAACCCTGCCAATACCTTAGCTCTAAGCCAATGGAACAATATTCATTCGCCAACAGATATTAGCAACTTAGTAAAGGTGTCGCTCAATGCTTCCGAAACCTTTACCAATACCAGCGTATTTCTGGATGCCTCCACGCAGGGCAATGCGTGCAAACCAAGCATTTTACAAAATCAATACTTATATGCCTTTATTACCCAAGAAGGGAAAAAAGGTGTATTCAGAATTACAGGCACGGGCGATGTGGCAGGCAAAACAGGAGCAAGATGGTTTATGTTAGATATTAAAATTCAAAAATAG
- a CDS encoding lactonase family protein, which produces MKKISILLSLFLVWSSAILAQAPQEFYVLVGTYTSKASKGIYVYKFNTATGELQFSSVVSGVKNPSFITLSPNQKFAYSVGETDGDGTVNAFSFDKQSGSLSFLNSESAGGAGPCHITTDRTGKWVIAGNYGGGSLSILPILGNGTVGKATQTIQHTGHSVNASRQEKPHVHSINVAPNNQDVFVPDLGVDKIYTYSLDTQKGLLNEGKPAYTSSIAGSGPRHFTFHPNGKWAYVIEELSATVTAYRYQKGGLKATQTISTLPADYTGKKWCADIHISPDGKFLYASNRSHESITVYAINTKTGQLTWVDNTNVAGKTPRNFAIDPTGNYILVANQDSDNITIFKRDKATGKFTYTGTSVEVSMPVCLQWANVK; this is translated from the coding sequence GTGAAAAAAATATCAATTTTATTAAGCCTATTTTTGGTTTGGTCGTCGGCTATATTGGCTCAAGCACCTCAAGAGTTTTATGTTTTGGTAGGCACTTACACTTCCAAAGCTAGTAAAGGTATTTATGTATATAAGTTTAATACAGCTACAGGCGAACTACAGTTTTCGAGTGTGGTAAGTGGCGTTAAAAACCCTTCTTTTATTACGCTTTCGCCCAATCAAAAATTTGCCTATTCGGTAGGCGAAACCGATGGCGATGGTACTGTCAATGCCTTTAGTTTTGACAAACAGTCTGGAAGTTTATCTTTCCTCAATAGCGAGTCTGCTGGTGGGGCTGGGCCTTGCCATATTACCACCGACCGTACAGGCAAATGGGTAATAGCGGGTAATTATGGCGGAGGTAGTTTGAGTATTTTGCCAATTTTGGGCAATGGTACAGTCGGAAAAGCTACCCAAACGATTCAACATACAGGGCACTCGGTCAACGCAAGTCGCCAAGAAAAACCTCACGTTCATTCTATCAACGTAGCTCCCAACAATCAAGATGTTTTTGTACCAGACCTAGGTGTCGACAAAATCTATACTTATTCATTAGATACGCAAAAAGGACTCTTGAATGAAGGTAAACCCGCTTATACAAGTTCTATAGCAGGCTCGGGGCCACGTCATTTTACCTTTCATCCTAATGGCAAATGGGCTTATGTCATCGAAGAGCTTTCGGCTACCGTTACAGCCTATCGTTATCAGAAAGGAGGCTTGAAGGCTACTCAAACGATTTCTACTTTGCCAGCCGACTATACAGGCAAAAAATGGTGTGCTGATATTCATATTTCGCCCGATGGCAAGTTTTTATATGCCTCTAATCGTTCTCATGAAAGTATTACCGTATATGCCATTAATACCAAAACAGGTCAACTTACTTGGGTTGATAACACCAATGTAGCAGGCAAAACCCCACGAAACTTTGCGATAGACCCAACAGGAAACTATATTTTGGTAGCCAACCAAGACAGCGATAATATTACTATATTCAAAAGAGATAAAGCCACAGGGAAATTTACCTATACAGGAACGTCGGTTGAAGTGTCTATGCCAGTATGTTTACAATGGGCCAATGTAAAATAG
- a CDS encoding right-handed parallel beta-helix repeat-containing protein — translation MKTIIYLLLMVCTHISFAQTIIFVQANAPAGGNGTIARPFNKIADALYTAPNGQPTTIYLRAGTFKEAVFIFKSGNISGFLSIEPYQNETVILDGTEVSNSPKEGVVIVNQSYVRIKGLKIRNYIGNYSKGIAIIEASHHIEILNNEIEQIHFSSNDVSPLQNYSLNTNPIVVRNINTIPAHTFLIKGNRVHDCRTGYSEGIQVSGNVDNFVIEENIVYNIKNIGIVAGGFHGLNTYARRGKIFNNVVYNCKSPVALAAGIYIDGARNITAERNKVYNCQRGFAINCETPNQYASRDTLRNNIAYNNTRAGFSMGGLNSAYGGWVDSSAIVYNTSYNNFQNTLEPEETSPTDFGEITLDFSKNSVVKNNIFHNGNRSRILNSYSSYINLQLNHNLWFSDGSLSNLLFVYNSTPYYAFSNYQNATNQDRQSVVGQPSFMNAALGDFRLLCNSKAIGIADLAVNRGNTDFGGGSRLYGTYPDAGADEYENTIIKSISSGAWHSTTTWDCNCIPIACDTVMIQNSHIISIQSLARAKQVFNYGQVNIVANGNLVLGL, via the coding sequence ATGAAAACGATAATCTACTTATTATTAATGGTTTGCACGCATATTTCTTTTGCCCAAACCATTATTTTTGTACAGGCCAATGCTCCTGCTGGAGGCAATGGCACAATAGCTAGGCCTTTCAACAAAATTGCAGATGCCCTCTATACCGCCCCCAACGGCCAGCCTACTACGATTTATTTGAGGGCTGGAACTTTCAAAGAAGCCGTCTTTATTTTCAAGTCGGGCAATATTTCGGGGTTTCTATCAATTGAACCCTACCAAAATGAAACTGTTATTTTGGATGGAACAGAAGTAAGCAATTCGCCCAAAGAAGGTGTCGTAATTGTCAATCAGTCGTATGTAAGAATCAAGGGTTTAAAAATCAGGAATTATATTGGTAATTACTCAAAAGGTATTGCTATTATTGAAGCCTCGCATCATATCGAAATTCTGAATAATGAAATAGAGCAGATTCATTTTTCGAGTAATGATGTTTCTCCTTTACAAAATTACTCGCTCAATACCAATCCTATTGTAGTACGAAATATCAACACAATACCAGCTCATACGTTTTTGATAAAGGGCAATAGAGTACACGATTGCCGAACAGGATATAGCGAGGGGATTCAGGTAAGCGGCAATGTCGATAATTTTGTTATTGAAGAAAATATCGTATACAATATCAAGAATATAGGTATTGTGGCAGGTGGTTTTCATGGTTTAAATACCTATGCTCGTCGGGGCAAAATCTTCAATAATGTGGTTTATAACTGTAAAAGTCCTGTAGCTTTGGCGGCGGGGATTTATATTGATGGAGCTAGGAATATTACCGCCGAGCGGAATAAAGTATACAACTGCCAAAGGGGCTTTGCTATTAACTGCGAAACGCCTAATCAATATGCCTCAAGAGATACCCTCAGAAATAACATAGCCTACAACAATACTAGGGCGGGCTTTAGTATGGGCGGGCTTAATAGTGCCTACGGAGGGTGGGTTGATAGCTCGGCTATTGTTTATAATACCTCTTACAACAATTTTCAAAATACCCTAGAACCCGAAGAAACAAGCCCTACCGACTTTGGCGAGATCACCTTGGATTTTTCTAAAAATTCGGTCGTCAAAAACAATATCTTTCACAATGGCAACCGTTCTCGAATTCTTAATTCATATAGTTCTTATATCAACTTACAACTAAATCATAACCTTTGGTTTTCGGACGGAAGCCTGTCAAACTTACTATTTGTTTATAATTCAACCCCTTATTATGCTTTTAGCAATTATCAAAACGCTACAAATCAAGACCGCCAGTCGGTTGTTGGCCAACCAAGCTTTATGAATGCTGCATTGGGAGATTTCAGGTTATTGTGTAATTCTAAGGCCATCGGAATTGCCGATTTGGCAGTGAACCGAGGCAATACTGACTTTGGTGGAGGAAGCCGCCTATACGGAACATACCCTGATGCGGGTGCCGACGAATACGAAAACACCATTATCAAAAGTATATCTTCGGGGGCTTGGCACAGTACTACTACTTGGGACTGCAACTGTATACCTATTGCTTGCGATACCGTAATGATTCAAAATAGCCACATAATTAGTATCCAAAGCCTTGCTAGAGCCAAGCAAGTATTCAATTATGGACAAGTCAATATCGTAGCCAATGGCAATCTGGTATTAGGTTTATGA
- the nhaD gene encoding sodium:proton antiporter NhaD has product MLLSIILIFVIGYLAIALEHPIKINKTATALLTGVLCWTVYAIGSQHEVDNVVADLSHHLGSVSEILFFLLGAMTIVELVDAHHGFKLITDRITSKNKITLLWIVSVITFFLSAALDNLTTAIVMISVVRKLIKDPETRRLFAGVVIIAANSGGAWSPIGDVTTTMLWIGGQITPSHIIKGLFFPSLISLLIPLVIISARLKGTIKRLPQDDFVEENKHQLVLKTQNSIIMLVVGLGTLLFVPIFKTVTHLPPYMGILLGLGVVWIVSEILHSGKDEEERKPFSVAYALSKIDTSSILFFLGILIAIGALESTHLLNNLAVWMDKTIGNQDIIVIAIGLASAVIDNVPLVAASMGMYDLAHFPTDSKIWEFLAYCAGTGGSILIIGSAAGVAVMGMEKIDFIWYVRKISLPALIGYFAGIGVYLLFS; this is encoded by the coding sequence ATGTTACTTTCTATCATTCTTATCTTTGTGATTGGCTATCTTGCTATAGCCCTCGAACACCCTATCAAAATCAACAAAACAGCTACGGCTTTGCTAACAGGAGTACTTTGCTGGACGGTCTATGCTATTGGTAGTCAGCATGAGGTCGACAACGTCGTAGCCGATTTATCGCACCATTTGGGCAGTGTATCCGAAATCCTTTTCTTTTTGTTAGGAGCTATGACCATCGTCGAGCTTGTCGATGCTCATCATGGTTTTAAGCTTATTACCGACCGTATCACAAGTAAAAATAAGATTACATTACTCTGGATTGTGAGCGTTATTACCTTCTTTTTGTCTGCGGCCCTCGACAATCTTACTACGGCAATCGTTATGATTTCGGTAGTACGTAAACTTATCAAAGACCCAGAAACACGCCGACTTTTTGCTGGTGTTGTTATTATTGCCGCCAATTCAGGAGGAGCTTGGTCGCCTATTGGTGATGTAACTACTACTATGCTTTGGATTGGCGGTCAGATTACGCCAAGCCATATTATTAAAGGGTTATTTTTCCCTAGTCTAATATCGTTACTTATTCCTTTAGTGATTATTTCGGCTCGTTTGAAAGGGACTATAAAGAGGTTACCTCAAGATGATTTTGTTGAAGAAAACAAGCATCAACTTGTGCTAAAAACCCAAAATTCTATCATTATGTTAGTAGTAGGTTTGGGAACGCTTTTGTTTGTACCTATTTTCAAGACGGTTACTCATTTACCTCCTTATATGGGTATTTTGTTGGGTTTAGGGGTTGTTTGGATAGTGTCTGAAATACTTCATAGTGGCAAAGATGAAGAAGAACGCAAGCCTTTTTCGGTGGCTTATGCTTTGAGCAAAATAGATACCTCTAGTATTTTATTTTTTCTTGGTATTTTAATTGCTATCGGGGCTCTTGAGTCTACACATTTGTTGAATAACTTAGCTGTTTGGATGGACAAAACCATTGGTAATCAAGATATTATTGTAATTGCCATTGGATTAGCTTCGGCGGTTATCGACAATGTGCCATTGGTAGCGGCATCGATGGGAATGTACGATTTAGCTCACTTTCCTACAGATTCTAAAATTTGGGAGTTTTTGGCTTATTGTGCTGGTACAGGTGGAAGTATTTTGATTATTGGTTCGGCAGCGGGTGTTGCAGTAATGGGTATGGAAAAAATAGATTTTATCTGGTATGTTCGCAAAATCAGCTTACCTGCTCTTATTGGCTATTTTGCTGGTATTGGAGTTTATTTACTTTTTAGCTGA